In one Natronosalvus amylolyticus genomic region, the following are encoded:
- a CDS encoding 4Fe-4S dicluster domain-containing protein, with protein sequence MAIDPQFNENREKVGEENGVAVWGPIDEPEQLGIRGTHVAVDYDICIADGACLEDCPVDVFSWVDTPGHPESERKAEPTKEAQCIDCMLCVDVCPVDAIDVDAGRTA encoded by the coding sequence ATGGCCATAGACCCGCAGTTCAACGAGAATCGAGAGAAAGTCGGAGAGGAAAACGGTGTTGCCGTCTGGGGACCGATCGACGAACCCGAGCAACTGGGCATCCGTGGCACGCACGTTGCCGTCGACTACGACATCTGCATCGCCGACGGTGCCTGTCTCGAGGACTGCCCAGTCGACGTCTTTAGCTGGGTCGACACGCCCGGCCACCCCGAAAGCGAGCGCAAAGCCGAACCGACGAAAGAGGCCCAGTGTATCGACTGCATGCTGTGTGTCGACGTCTGTCCCGTCGATGCAATCGACGTAGACGCAGGTCGAACAGCCTGA
- a CDS encoding DUF6757 family protein, which produces MNCHYCDQEAAFAAESDGLRVGLCEEHFRERLQELAEADGLETLKEQVNVDRAE; this is translated from the coding sequence ATGAACTGTCACTACTGCGACCAGGAGGCGGCGTTTGCCGCCGAATCTGACGGTCTCAGGGTCGGGCTCTGTGAGGAGCACTTCCGCGAGCGGTTGCAGGAACTCGCCGAGGCGGATGGCCTCGAGACGCTCAAAGAGCAGGTCAACGTCGACCGTGCGGAATAA
- a CDS encoding PHP domain-containing protein — protein MPYADLHVHTTRSDGSLALSDVPAVARRADVSVVAITDHDRIQPFDGPLIEREGVTIVHGIELRVETETGQRIDLLGYGVQATDALTAEVERIQRNRIERGRAIVENVESRLEIDLNLDVETGFGRPHVARAIDAHPDTEYDYEGAFDHLIGNDGPCFVPRDVCPFDAGREILSEACSVVSLAHPLRYPDPEHALELTEKLDAVEREYAYGGPVDLTPVDRAIERHDLLVTGGSDAHDDRLGLAGLSRNAYDALELPSP, from the coding sequence ATGCCGTACGCAGATTTGCACGTCCACACGACGCGCTCGGATGGCTCGCTCGCGCTTTCGGACGTGCCCGCCGTGGCCCGCCGTGCCGACGTTTCGGTCGTCGCGATCACCGACCACGACCGAATCCAGCCCTTCGATGGTCCATTGATCGAACGCGAGGGAGTGACCATCGTCCACGGTATCGAACTTCGGGTGGAAACCGAGACCGGTCAGCGAATCGACCTGCTCGGCTACGGCGTCCAGGCGACGGACGCACTCACGGCGGAAGTCGAACGCATTCAGCGAAACCGAATCGAGCGCGGGCGAGCCATCGTCGAAAACGTCGAATCCCGCCTCGAGATCGACCTGAATCTCGACGTCGAAACCGGATTCGGGCGACCACACGTCGCGCGCGCCATCGATGCCCATCCCGACACCGAGTACGACTACGAGGGAGCGTTCGATCACCTCATCGGCAACGACGGCCCGTGTTTCGTCCCCAGAGACGTGTGTCCGTTCGACGCAGGTCGCGAAATCCTCTCGGAGGCCTGTTCGGTCGTCTCGCTCGCCCACCCGCTCCGGTATCCCGATCCGGAACACGCCCTCGAGTTGACGGAAAAACTGGACGCTGTCGAACGCGAGTACGCCTACGGCGGCCCCGTCGACCTGACGCCCGTCGACCGCGCCATCGAGCGTCACGACCTGCTGGTCACCGGCGGCAGCGACGCCCACGACGACCGTCTCGGTCTCGCTGGTCTCTCTCGAAACGCCTATGACGCACTCGAGTTGCCATCGCCGTAA
- a CDS encoding DUF5789 family protein, with product MLRNRTGERIDAHQYPATTAELIEAYGEERLELPNGSERIADVLGRLESETFESADDARMAVYSAVSNKAVGRVGYSDRDPTPLGSPYAPEPMSF from the coding sequence ATGTTGCGTAACCGAACCGGCGAGCGGATCGATGCCCACCAGTACCCTGCGACGACGGCGGAACTGATCGAGGCCTACGGCGAAGAGCGTCTCGAACTGCCAAACGGCTCCGAACGTATCGCAGACGTACTCGGCCGTCTCGAGAGCGAGACGTTCGAATCCGCGGACGACGCCCGAATGGCCGTCTACTCTGCGGTGAGTAACAAGGCGGTCGGCCGCGTCGGCTACTCCGATCGCGATCCGACACCGCTCGGGAGCCCGTATGCACCCGAGCCGATGTCGTTCTAA
- a CDS encoding cupredoxin domain-containing protein codes for MHTNESGATSGTVRFDRRSVVQAIGAGAVLATLGTGSVLAGDDEERDETDGTDESENDSWVDRSGDDVHPVFGFSALTGDVEFPVEPDHTVDAYIAPRDDREIPEFYFEPTGLALEPGETVQFQLVTPHHSVTAFHPALGIQQRVPDGVPPFSSPVLPVGASWLYTFEEPGVYDVHCGPHELFGHVARLVVGEASGPGAEPIPEMANGHGNSNDENGNNGGGNDENGNNGDGNHENGNDENGADEDESGEAENGPPEPRPPVGAAVTVLNDPALEPDRILEEGQVSWDEIDDANKAIEL; via the coding sequence ATGCACACCAACGAGAGCGGCGCAACCAGCGGGACAGTTCGATTCGATCGACGGTCGGTCGTACAGGCTATAGGCGCAGGCGCGGTGCTTGCCACGCTCGGCACCGGCTCGGTACTGGCGGGTGACGACGAGGAGCGTGACGAAACAGACGGCACCGACGAATCGGAAAACGACTCGTGGGTCGATCGGTCGGGTGACGACGTCCATCCAGTATTCGGATTTTCGGCGTTGACCGGAGACGTCGAATTCCCGGTCGAACCCGATCATACGGTCGACGCATACATCGCACCTCGTGACGACCGCGAGATTCCGGAGTTTTACTTCGAACCGACGGGACTCGCCCTCGAGCCCGGGGAGACAGTGCAGTTTCAACTCGTCACGCCACACCACAGCGTGACGGCGTTTCACCCGGCACTCGGCATCCAACAACGGGTTCCCGACGGTGTCCCGCCGTTTTCCTCGCCGGTCCTGCCGGTCGGCGCGTCCTGGCTGTACACGTTCGAGGAACCGGGCGTGTACGACGTACACTGTGGCCCCCACGAACTGTTTGGACACGTTGCCAGACTCGTCGTCGGAGAGGCGAGCGGGCCGGGTGCCGAGCCGATTCCCGAAATGGCGAACGGACACGGGAACAGCAACGACGAGAACGGGAATAACGGGGGCGGCAACGATGAGAACGGGAATAACGGGGACGGCAACCACGAGAATGGAAACGATGAAAACGGGGCTGACGAAGACGAATCAGGGGAGGCCGAAAATGGCCCACCGGAACCCCGGCCACCGGTCGGTGCGGCGGTGACCGTGCTGAACGACCCTGCTCTCGAGCCGGACCGAATCCTCGAGGAGGGACAGGTGTCCTGGGACGAGATCGACGACGCGAACAAAGCGATCGAACTTTGA
- a CDS encoding DUF5784 family protein — translation MARPLRFRYSPQSWSEQRVRQEIFKPLDSNLGARDAGPWYAIGGSWDTHRFEMANGDLALFARSGNEAYWMGNTETPSSLWRTDKVDWETVPYQVSRWAQRELLATLHERDPWLADYPYISWFFLPVFMSKDGRESTRAFFREHAAGFPDASRRETTRFIENILQTGALDDYRHVMAGKLGTSSHVDRVRMSAAMAEFIAAKILVDADYEITPEIEVATGHSLDYRAVDPTANTNVLVEVTRPQPPANRAAAGPVAAVRDTAETKTSGQLANHGGGATLFVDCSSFPDDAWAMVRGEQPDVRHRPAVVYRTRPNGHVEGYRKGSVPLALEDVISFVG, via the coding sequence GTGGCACGGCCGCTTCGCTTTCGATACTCGCCCCAGTCCTGGAGCGAGCAACGGGTCAGACAGGAGATTTTCAAACCGCTCGATAGTAACCTCGGCGCTCGAGACGCCGGTCCATGGTACGCCATCGGCGGTTCGTGGGACACGCACCGCTTCGAAATGGCAAACGGTGACCTCGCGCTGTTCGCCCGCTCGGGCAACGAAGCCTACTGGATGGGCAACACCGAAACGCCGTCCTCGCTGTGGCGAACCGACAAGGTCGACTGGGAAACGGTTCCCTACCAGGTCTCGCGCTGGGCCCAGCGCGAACTGCTTGCGACGCTGCACGAGCGCGACCCGTGGCTCGCGGACTATCCGTACATCTCGTGGTTTTTCCTCCCGGTTTTCATGTCCAAAGATGGCCGCGAGTCCACCCGTGCGTTCTTCCGCGAACACGCAGCTGGATTCCCCGATGCGAGCCGTCGGGAGACGACCCGGTTCATCGAGAACATCCTTCAGACCGGTGCGCTGGACGACTACCGACACGTGATGGCGGGCAAGCTCGGGACGAGTTCCCACGTCGATCGCGTTCGGATGAGTGCAGCGATGGCGGAGTTCATCGCGGCCAAAATCCTGGTCGACGCCGACTACGAAATCACGCCAGAAATCGAGGTAGCGACGGGACACTCCCTCGACTACCGAGCCGTCGATCCGACCGCGAATACGAACGTCCTCGTCGAAGTTACCCGCCCGCAGCCGCCGGCAAACCGTGCGGCTGCTGGCCCGGTTGCGGCCGTCAGAGACACGGCCGAGACCAAAACGAGCGGGCAACTCGCCAACCACGGCGGTGGTGCGACGCTCTTCGTCGACTGCTCGAGTTTCCCCGACGACGCGTGGGCGATGGTTCGAGGCGAACAGCCCGACGTCAGACATCGCCCTGCTGTGGTCTATCGGACGCGGCCGAACGGGCACGTCGAGGGGTACCGAAAGGGATCGGTGCCGCTGGCGCTCGAGGACGTTATTTCGTTCGTCGGGTAG
- a CDS encoding DUF5786 family protein yields MSMGAYDEDEHERRERQASKVDADFDDERTIHHGKIEYDSGDSTDALLDTFREIKSN; encoded by the coding sequence ATGTCAATGGGTGCCTATGACGAAGACGAACACGAGCGCCGCGAACGACAGGCCTCCAAAGTCGACGCTGACTTCGACGACGAGCGAACGATCCACCACGGAAAGATAGAGTACGACTCGGGCGATTCGACCGACGCACTGCTCGATACGTTCCGTGAGATCAAATCCAACTAG
- a CDS encoding YkgJ family cysteine cluster protein produces the protein MRVSCQGCAGCCIDWRPLLEGTSQSDTGDAHDETTHKREPRRRAALDDVYNLVPLSRDDVREMLEAGYGDVLVPRLWAADSSDDSVSIDGYELAAIGGRPVFFVGLAKPPKPVAPFDRAEPAWLPSCVFLDPTTLQCRIHGKDHYPEECAEYPAHNVALEHETECERVESAFGGTRLLRDDDDSSDETPSSEPKSGVDTPFQTVEVDEGAVDGLLLGPQAIGQKLFVHPGPDELEGRIERLAAGEPTVEDRATFVAVAAGSAPGTVALSEPHRERAYESVLAADSWAGKAIDEWGRVAADEPPDPALAAALENARGAPETFGW, from the coding sequence ATGCGGGTGTCCTGTCAGGGCTGTGCCGGCTGTTGTATCGACTGGCGACCGTTGCTCGAGGGCACTTCTCAATCCGACACCGGCGACGCACACGACGAGACGACGCACAAACGGGAGCCCAGACGACGCGCGGCGCTCGATGACGTGTACAATCTCGTCCCGCTCAGTCGCGACGACGTCCGCGAGATGCTCGAGGCCGGGTACGGCGACGTGCTCGTGCCGCGACTCTGGGCGGCCGACTCGAGTGACGATTCGGTGAGTATCGACGGCTACGAACTCGCTGCTATCGGCGGCCGGCCGGTGTTTTTCGTCGGCCTCGCCAAACCGCCGAAGCCGGTAGCCCCGTTCGATCGCGCAGAGCCAGCGTGGCTCCCGAGTTGTGTCTTCCTCGATCCGACGACGCTGCAGTGTCGCATCCACGGTAAAGACCACTATCCCGAAGAATGTGCGGAGTACCCTGCTCACAACGTCGCCCTCGAGCACGAAACCGAGTGTGAGCGCGTCGAGTCGGCGTTTGGGGGGACACGTCTGCTTCGGGATGACGATGACTCGAGCGACGAAACGCCCTCGAGCGAGCCCAAATCGGGGGTTGATACACCGTTCCAGACGGTCGAGGTCGACGAGGGTGCCGTCGATGGCCTCTTACTGGGCCCGCAAGCTATTGGGCAGAAACTGTTCGTTCACCCGGGGCCCGACGAACTCGAGGGACGTATCGAACGCCTCGCTGCGGGCGAACCGACGGTCGAGGATCGGGCGACGTTCGTCGCCGTCGCGGCGGGGTCGGCTCCCGGCACGGTCGCGCTCTCAGAGCCACACCGCGAACGCGCCTACGAGTCGGTGCTGGCGGCTGACTCCTGGGCCGGAAAGGCAATCGACGAGTGGGGTCGGGTCGCGGCGGACGAGCCACCTGACCCGGCGCTGGCAGCCGCCCTCGAGAATGCACGCGGTGCACCGGAAACCTTCGGCTGGTAA
- a CDS encoding DUF7561 family protein — protein sequence MGRSTCDGCGRPVSIAGGIANLWTFGDRDGSDGSAMTLEFEDGSSHLLCYPCIEALPENPTAADLEELDNGENYRD from the coding sequence ATGGGCCGAAGCACCTGCGACGGCTGTGGTCGACCGGTCTCGATCGCCGGCGGCATCGCCAACCTCTGGACGTTCGGCGACCGCGACGGAAGCGACGGCTCCGCGATGACCCTCGAGTTCGAGGACGGCTCGAGTCATCTGCTTTGTTATCCATGTATCGAGGCCCTGCCGGAGAATCCGACTGCCGCGGACCTCGAGGAACTGGACAACGGAGAGAACTATAGGGATTAG